Proteins encoded by one window of Streptomyces sp. NBC_01571:
- a CDS encoding NAD(P)/FAD-dependent oxidoreductase encodes MVKEPVRILIVGGGYVGMYTALRLQRKLKPELKRGEVELVVVSPDPYMTYQPFLPEAAAGSISPRHVVVPLRRVLDRCRIVIGEVRSIDHARRTATLSTLATEEGAGTEQLTYDELVLAPGSISRALPIPGLADFAIGFKTVEEAIGLRNHVIEQMDIASSTRDPAIRDAALTFVFVGGGYAGVEALGELEDMARYTARYYHNIEPADMKWILVEASDRILPEVGEEMGTYTITQLRRRNIDVRLKTRLDSCADRIAVLSDGARFPTRTVVWTAGVKPHPVLAASDLPLNERGRLKCTPRLSVDGTPHAWAAGDAAAVPDVTAAETGKETAPNAQHAVRQAGVLGDNIAHSLRGEPLETYSHKYVGSVASLGLHKGVAHVYGRKLKGYPAWFMHRVYHLSRVPTFNRKARVLAEWTLAGLFKREIVSLGSLEHPRAEFELAAGGKHPLDPKLDPKGSS; translated from the coding sequence ATGGTGAAGGAACCTGTGCGCATTCTCATCGTCGGCGGCGGCTACGTCGGGATGTACACCGCCCTCCGTCTCCAGCGAAAGTTGAAGCCGGAACTTAAACGGGGTGAGGTCGAGCTCGTCGTCGTCTCGCCCGACCCCTACATGACGTATCAGCCGTTCCTTCCCGAAGCGGCCGCCGGCTCGATCTCCCCGCGCCATGTGGTCGTCCCGCTGCGCCGGGTCCTCGACCGGTGCCGGATCGTGATCGGCGAAGTCCGCTCCATCGACCACGCCCGGCGCACCGCGACACTCAGCACGCTCGCCACCGAGGAAGGAGCGGGCACGGAACAACTCACCTACGACGAACTCGTCCTCGCCCCCGGCTCGATCTCGCGCGCCCTCCCGATCCCCGGTCTCGCCGACTTCGCCATCGGCTTCAAGACCGTCGAGGAGGCCATCGGCCTGCGCAACCACGTCATCGAGCAGATGGACATCGCCTCCTCCACCCGCGACCCCGCGATCCGCGACGCGGCCCTGACCTTCGTCTTCGTAGGAGGCGGGTACGCGGGCGTCGAGGCCCTCGGTGAACTGGAGGACATGGCCCGCTACACCGCGCGTTACTACCACAACATCGAGCCCGCGGACATGAAGTGGATCCTCGTCGAGGCCTCCGACCGCATCCTCCCCGAGGTCGGCGAGGAGATGGGCACGTACACGATCACCCAACTGCGCCGCCGCAACATCGACGTACGCCTCAAGACCCGCCTCGACTCCTGCGCGGACCGGATCGCCGTCCTCAGTGACGGCGCCCGCTTCCCCACCCGTACGGTCGTGTGGACCGCCGGAGTCAAGCCGCACCCGGTGCTCGCCGCCTCGGACCTGCCGCTGAACGAACGCGGCCGCCTCAAGTGCACCCCCAGGCTCTCCGTCGACGGCACCCCGCACGCGTGGGCCGCGGGAGACGCCGCCGCCGTCCCCGACGTCACCGCCGCGGAGACCGGCAAGGAGACCGCGCCCAACGCCCAGCACGCGGTGCGCCAGGCCGGCGTCCTCGGGGACAACATCGCGCACTCCCTGCGCGGCGAACCGCTCGAGACGTACTCCCACAAATACGTCGGCTCGGTCGCGTCCCTGGGACTCCACAAGGGAGTCGCACACGTCTACGGCCGCAAGCTGAAGGGCTATCCTGCCTGGTTCATGCACCGCGTCTACCACCTCAGCAGGGTCCCGACCTTCAACCGCAAGGCCCGCGTACTCGCCGAATGGACCTTGGCGGGACTCTTCAAGAGGGAGATCGTGTCGCTCGGATCCCTCGAACACCCCCGAGCGGAGTTCGAACTCGCGGCCGGTGGAAAACATCCACTCGACCCGAAGCTCGACCCGAAGGGGTCGTCCTGA
- a CDS encoding SpoIIE family protein phosphatase, producing the protein MNFTRWSARLPGTQRRAAARTEHMASPDRRGEGAVPAARAERLTDDRQPVPAVDDLPVREVLDRVPALVALVHGPQHRLAYVNDAYAAAFGARPVGEPAGEALPELAETGLLPLLDQVLRSGKPRTVKSRKAPGGRSYTFTCTPVDATPDGPDGGVLIFATDVTDHAEAAERLRASERRQRETAVTLQRSLLPQELEEPDDLRVAATYQPGGTEAAVGGDWYDVITLGGGRTALVIGDVMGRGVLAAAVMGQLRTAVRAYARLDLPPHEVLQLLDGLATEIDANQIATCAYAVHDPNEGRLVYASAGHLPILVRDENGTVLRADEPTGPPLGTGGWMHTSGSVPLGPGSTAVLYTDGLVERRDEDLDEGIAALERALAGATGTPQVVCDRLVRSAGVTADHDDDVAVLVLQHPARTGPDGELFRNAALELLGGVEAAPRARAFASGVLTSWRFPPDLHDLGVLATSELVANSLQHGTPPMRLRLRRTDRRLIIEVTDGDDHLPRRRRAEPADEAGRGIAIVATIASGWGSRRTPGGGKAVWCEFALPRTAH; encoded by the coding sequence GTGAATTTCACGCGCTGGAGCGCCCGGCTCCCCGGAACGCAGCGCCGCGCCGCAGCGCGGACCGAGCACATGGCCTCCCCGGACCGGCGAGGTGAAGGGGCCGTGCCCGCGGCCCGCGCCGAGCGGCTGACCGACGACCGGCAGCCCGTCCCCGCCGTCGACGACCTTCCCGTGCGAGAGGTCCTCGACCGCGTCCCGGCCCTGGTCGCCCTCGTGCACGGCCCCCAGCACCGCCTCGCCTACGTCAACGACGCCTACGCGGCCGCCTTCGGCGCCCGTCCCGTCGGCGAGCCCGCGGGCGAGGCGCTCCCCGAGCTCGCCGAGACCGGCCTGCTCCCGCTCCTCGACCAGGTCCTGCGCAGCGGCAAGCCGCGGACGGTCAAGTCCCGCAAGGCGCCCGGCGGCCGCTCGTACACCTTCACCTGCACACCTGTCGACGCCACCCCGGACGGCCCCGACGGCGGTGTGCTGATCTTCGCCACCGACGTCACCGACCACGCCGAGGCCGCCGAGCGGCTGCGCGCCAGCGAGCGCCGCCAGCGCGAGACCGCCGTCACCCTCCAGCGCTCCCTGCTCCCCCAGGAGCTGGAGGAGCCCGACGACCTGCGTGTCGCCGCCACCTACCAGCCCGGCGGCACCGAGGCCGCGGTCGGCGGCGACTGGTACGACGTGATCACCCTCGGCGGCGGCCGCACGGCCCTGGTCATCGGCGACGTGATGGGACGAGGGGTGCTCGCCGCGGCCGTCATGGGCCAGCTGCGCACCGCCGTACGCGCGTACGCCCGCCTCGACCTGCCCCCGCACGAGGTGCTCCAGCTCCTCGACGGCCTGGCCACCGAGATCGACGCCAACCAGATCGCCACCTGCGCGTACGCCGTCCACGACCCCAACGAGGGCCGGCTCGTGTACGCGTCCGCGGGCCACCTCCCGATCCTCGTGCGCGACGAGAACGGCACCGTGCTGCGGGCCGACGAACCCACCGGCCCGCCCCTCGGCACCGGAGGCTGGATGCACACGTCGGGCTCGGTCCCCCTGGGCCCCGGCTCGACGGCCGTCCTCTACACCGACGGTCTGGTGGAGCGCCGCGACGAGGACCTCGACGAGGGCATCGCCGCCCTGGAGCGCGCCCTCGCCGGCGCCACCGGCACACCCCAGGTCGTCTGCGACCGTCTCGTCCGCTCGGCGGGCGTCACCGCCGACCACGACGACGACGTGGCCGTCCTGGTCCTCCAGCACCCGGCCCGCACGGGCCCCGACGGCGAGCTCTTCCGCAACGCCGCGCTGGAACTGCTGGGCGGGGTGGAAGCCGCCCCCCGCGCGCGGGCCTTCGCCTCCGGCGTCCTGACGAGCTGGCGCTTCCCCCCGGACCTGCACGACCTGGGCGTCCTCGCCACCAGCGAACTCGTCGCCAACTCCCTGCAGCACGGCACCCCGCCGATGCGGCTGCGGCTGCGCCGCACCGACCGCCGCCTGATCATCGAGGTCACCGACGGCGACGACCACCTCCCGCGCCGCCGCCGCGCCGAACCCGCCGACGAGGCCGGCCGGGGCATCGCGATCGTCGCCACGATCGCCTCCGGCTGGGGCTCCAGACGCACCCCCGGTGGCGGAAAAGCCGTGTGGTGCGAGTTCGCTCTTCCCCGCACCGCCCACTGA
- a CDS encoding MarR family winged helix-turn-helix transcriptional regulator: MADTPGVSGEPTLEEQIAAYQREFQDLDPQVEKIVSALGRLNRRMHVAYGRQTANLGISNAEWEVLKALVLSGAPYRMGPSDLAKRLGLTPAAMTHRIDRLVAEGLVTRERDESNRVRVIVELTAEGREKWLEAMRLATVFEEDLLQDLSAEERGVLGEVLTRLLRRVEHAQPDAGGRLTDLD; this comes from the coding sequence ATGGCCGACACCCCCGGCGTCAGCGGCGAGCCGACCCTCGAAGAGCAGATCGCCGCCTATCAGCGCGAGTTCCAGGACCTCGACCCCCAGGTCGAGAAGATCGTCTCGGCGCTCGGCCGTCTCAACCGCCGGATGCACGTCGCCTACGGCCGTCAGACCGCCAACCTCGGCATCAGCAACGCAGAGTGGGAGGTCCTCAAGGCCCTCGTACTCTCGGGCGCCCCCTATCGCATGGGTCCGAGCGACCTGGCGAAGCGGCTGGGGCTGACCCCGGCCGCGATGACCCACCGGATCGACCGCCTGGTCGCGGAGGGGCTCGTCACCAGGGAGCGGGACGAGTCGAACCGGGTACGGGTCATCGTGGAGCTGACGGCCGAGGGGCGTGAGAAGTGGCTGGAGGCCATGCGCCTGGCCACGGTCTTCGAGGAGGACCTTCTCCAGGACCTCTCCGCCGAGGAGCGCGGTGTCCTGGGCGAGGTCCTGACCCGGCTCCTCCGCCGCGTGGAGCACGCCCAGCCGGACGCCGGCGGACGACTCACCGACCTCGATTAA
- a CDS encoding TetR/AcrR family transcriptional regulator, producing MHIQDSHWSSASAIAPGGTVGAAAGGNVRVPADGSRTAPLRVDAQRNLEHVLRAAREVFGELGYGAPMEDVARRARVGVGTVYRRFPSKDVLVRRIAEEETSRLTDQARTALGQEDEPWSALSRFLRTSVASGAGRLLPPQILRVGVAEDGPVADEARVPQQRSQLGTELRLVEQRPTPGNVVDDAGAAALLDVVGRLVDRARAAGELRTDVTVADVLLVIATAAPSLPDAAQQAAASARLLDILLEGLRSRPA from the coding sequence ATGCACATTCAGGACTCTCATTGGTCTTCCGCGTCTGCCATCGCACCCGGTGGCACGGTCGGCGCGGCAGCGGGCGGCAACGTCCGTGTTCCGGCGGACGGATCACGGACGGCGCCGCTGCGCGTGGACGCACAGCGCAATCTGGAACACGTACTGCGCGCGGCGCGCGAGGTCTTCGGCGAGCTGGGCTACGGCGCGCCGATGGAGGACGTCGCGCGGCGCGCCCGGGTCGGTGTCGGCACGGTGTACCGGCGCTTCCCGAGCAAGGACGTCCTGGTGCGCCGGATAGCCGAGGAGGAGACCTCCCGGCTGACCGACCAGGCACGCACGGCGCTCGGTCAGGAGGACGAACCGTGGTCGGCGCTCTCGCGCTTCCTGCGGACGTCGGTGGCCTCGGGCGCGGGACGGCTGCTGCCGCCGCAGATCCTGCGGGTCGGTGTCGCGGAGGACGGCCCCGTCGCGGACGAGGCCAGGGTGCCGCAGCAGCGCTCCCAACTCGGCACCGAGCTCAGGCTCGTGGAGCAGCGGCCGACACCCGGGAACGTGGTCGACGACGCCGGGGCGGCCGCGCTGCTCGACGTGGTGGGCCGGCTGGTGGACCGGGCGCGTGCGGCGGGCGAGCTGCGCACGGACGTGACCGTGGCGGACGTACTGCTGGTGATCGCCACGGCGGCGCCCTCGCTGCCGGACGCCGCCCAGCAGGCCGCGGCCTCGGCCCGGTTGCTGGACATCCTGCTGGAGGGGCTGCGCTCGCGTCCCGCGTGA
- a CDS encoding MFS transporter, with translation MGAAMRRIHVGNALGAFGLGFTVPFLYVYVAQVRGLGSMTAGVVLAVFAVAALVVLPFAGRAIVRRGPLPVLLTALATAALGALSLGLASSATTVVLSAAALGAGQAVMQPALATMIVDCSTADTRSRAFATQFFLQNLGLGVGGLIGGHIVDTTRAGSFTLLFGIEAAMFLVLVVIMATVRMPRAPRIRDEAPQARGGSWKQLLGNRAMVQLSVLGFVLFFACYGQFESGLSAYGVEAAGISTSALGTAMAANTAMIVVAQFAVLKLVERRKRSRVIAAVGLIWAVAWVAAGYAGLGHGSRTMATAAFVSTYALFGLGEAMLSPTVAPLVADLAPAGLAGQYNSAFALVKQLALAIGPAVGGPMGASLHGPYVVTFLLFSLGITVLAVRLGRQLTPVQNQPWLAKSRVVARGGAPAEPVAASA, from the coding sequence ATGGGCGCAGCGATGCGCCGGATCCACGTAGGCAACGCACTCGGAGCGTTCGGGCTCGGCTTTACCGTCCCCTTCCTCTATGTCTACGTGGCGCAGGTGCGGGGACTCGGCTCCATGACGGCGGGCGTCGTGCTCGCCGTCTTCGCCGTGGCCGCGCTCGTGGTGTTGCCGTTCGCCGGGCGCGCCATCGTCCGGCGCGGTCCGCTGCCGGTCCTGCTCACCGCCCTGGCCACCGCCGCCCTGGGAGCGCTGAGTCTGGGGCTCGCGAGCAGTGCCACGACCGTGGTGCTGTCCGCGGCCGCGCTCGGTGCCGGGCAGGCCGTGATGCAGCCGGCGCTGGCGACGATGATCGTGGACTGTTCCACCGCGGACACCCGTTCGCGTGCCTTCGCCACTCAGTTCTTCCTGCAGAACCTCGGGCTCGGGGTCGGTGGTCTGATCGGCGGCCACATCGTCGACACGACCCGGGCGGGTTCGTTCACGCTGCTGTTCGGGATCGAGGCGGCGATGTTCCTGGTGCTCGTCGTGATCATGGCGACGGTGCGGATGCCGCGCGCGCCGCGGATCCGGGACGAGGCACCGCAGGCCAGGGGCGGCAGCTGGAAGCAGCTGCTCGGCAACCGGGCCATGGTGCAGCTGTCCGTGCTGGGCTTCGTGCTGTTCTTCGCCTGCTACGGGCAGTTCGAGTCGGGGCTTTCCGCGTACGGCGTCGAGGCGGCCGGGATCTCCACCTCCGCGCTCGGTACGGCGATGGCGGCGAACACGGCGATGATCGTGGTCGCGCAGTTCGCCGTGCTGAAGCTCGTGGAGCGCCGGAAGCGGTCCCGGGTGATCGCCGCGGTGGGGCTCATCTGGGCCGTCGCCTGGGTCGCGGCCGGGTACGCGGGCCTCGGGCACGGCAGCCGGACCATGGCGACGGCCGCGTTCGTCTCGACGTACGCGCTCTTCGGGCTCGGCGAGGCGATGCTGTCGCCGACCGTCGCGCCGCTGGTCGCCGATCTGGCTCCGGCGGGCCTCGCGGGGCAGTACAACTCCGCCTTCGCCCTGGTGAAGCAGCTCGCGCTGGCCATCGGTCCGGCGGTGGGCGGTCCGATGGGGGCCTCGCTGCACGGACCGTACGTCGTGACGTTCCTGCTGTTCTCGCTGGGCATCACGGTCCTGGCGGTGCGGCTCGGGCGGCAGCTCACTCCGGTGCAGAACCAGCCGTGGCTGGCGAAGAGCCGGGTGGTCGCTCGGGGCGGGGCGCCGGCGGAGCCGGTGGCCGCGAGCGCCTGA
- a CDS encoding sigma-70 family RNA polymerase sigma factor: MSVDGRDESLGDGGAEAGGRPSQQVPSQGGPPADDLGTSGPPTPSGIPGPSGAPNLPGPSGTSHGTPGDPSVPAQRDRFDPRDVSGVLPPPVELPPSDADLIARVRSGDDTAYEALYRRHAEAVRRYARTCCRDAHTADDLTAEVFARMLQAVRGGHGPEHAVRAYLLTTVRRVAANWTKSAKREQLVDDFAVFAAQAVRGAEVSDDDTLDLGADARAMHEAEQSMAMRAFRSLPERWQAVLWHTEVEDESPSEVATLFGLDANGTRVLASRAREGLKQAYLQAHVSATLTRDEECARYADRLGAYARGGLRTRAERGLRKHLEECAKCRLAAGQIKEVASGIPAVVPVAVIGWFAAAGYAKAVALIAGGAGAGAAGAGAAGAAAAAGGSGGAGAGGGAAVSEGLGAPVKAGIAAGVVAAAAAAAALALALAGNESTARTPEAGPAASPAVEAPPRTPTLPPSKRPAPQQPVAATAPARTPAPAPKPTPKPAPRPSPPPTKTKPEPTTGPTPPPPLPPDPAPSPTPTPAPVVYQWNELRYGITGDHTGPEMRLGESSWVWQRWGMSVSDQRYAHGVTVHGTSSVTIDLNRSCSAYEAQVGVDDLTMGLGRVSFSVYADGARLWRSPLVRGGDRAIPVRVHLAGRQTVRLVVEPRTPFDSVALADWAESKFECQ; encoded by the coding sequence ATGAGCGTTGACGGGCGGGACGAGTCACTCGGTGACGGCGGCGCGGAGGCGGGCGGGCGGCCCTCGCAGCAGGTCCCCAGTCAGGGCGGACCCCCGGCGGACGACCTGGGCACCTCCGGCCCGCCGACGCCCTCCGGCATCCCGGGCCCCTCCGGCGCCCCGAACCTTCCGGGCCCCTCCGGCACCTCCCACGGCACCCCCGGCGATCCCAGCGTCCCGGCGCAGCGCGACCGGTTCGATCCACGGGACGTCAGCGGTGTCCTGCCGCCCCCGGTCGAACTGCCGCCGTCCGACGCCGATCTGATCGCGCGCGTGCGGTCGGGTGACGACACGGCGTACGAGGCGCTGTACCGCCGTCACGCGGAGGCCGTCCGCCGTTACGCCCGTACCTGCTGCCGGGACGCGCACACCGCCGACGACCTGACCGCCGAGGTGTTCGCCCGCATGCTCCAGGCGGTGCGCGGCGGCCACGGCCCCGAGCACGCCGTACGCGCCTATCTGCTGACGACGGTCCGCCGCGTCGCCGCGAACTGGACGAAGTCCGCGAAGCGGGAGCAACTGGTCGACGACTTCGCGGTGTTCGCCGCGCAGGCCGTGCGCGGCGCCGAGGTCTCCGACGACGACACGCTCGACCTCGGCGCGGACGCGCGCGCGATGCACGAGGCCGAGCAGTCCATGGCCATGCGGGCGTTCCGTTCGCTGCCGGAGCGCTGGCAGGCCGTGCTGTGGCACACGGAGGTCGAGGACGAGTCACCGAGCGAGGTCGCCACGCTCTTCGGGCTGGACGCCAACGGCACCCGTGTCCTCGCCAGCCGTGCCCGCGAAGGCCTCAAGCAGGCCTACCTCCAGGCGCATGTGAGCGCCACGCTCACCCGCGACGAGGAGTGCGCGCGCTACGCCGACCGGCTCGGCGCCTACGCCCGCGGCGGGCTGCGCACCCGGGCCGAGCGCGGACTGCGCAAGCACCTGGAGGAGTGCGCCAAGTGCCGGCTGGCCGCGGGCCAGATCAAGGAGGTCGCCAGCGGCATCCCCGCCGTCGTGCCGGTCGCGGTCATCGGCTGGTTCGCTGCCGCCGGGTACGCGAAGGCCGTCGCGCTCATCGCCGGTGGTGCCGGGGCGGGAGCGGCCGGGGCGGGAGCGGCGGGAGCGGCCGCCGCGGCAGGTGGTTCCGGCGGAGCGGGCGCGGGTGGCGGGGCGGCGGTCTCCGAGGGACTCGGGGCGCCGGTCAAGGCCGGAATCGCGGCGGGCGTCGTCGCGGCGGCCGCCGCGGCGGCCGCACTCGCACTCGCCCTGGCGGGCAACGAGAGCACCGCCAGGACACCCGAGGCCGGGCCCGCCGCCTCGCCCGCCGTCGAAGCGCCGCCCCGGACACCGACGCTCCCTCCGTCGAAGAGGCCCGCGCCGCAGCAGCCGGTGGCGGCCACCGCGCCCGCCCGCACCCCCGCTCCGGCACCGAAGCCCACCCCGAAACCCGCGCCCAGGCCGTCCCCGCCCCCCACGAAGACGAAGCCGGAACCCACGACCGGCCCCACTCCGCCCCCGCCCCTGCCCCCGGACCCGGCACCCAGCCCGACGCCGACACCCGCACCGGTCGTCTACCAGTGGAACGAGCTGCGCTACGGCATCACCGGCGACCACACCGGGCCCGAGATGCGGCTCGGCGAGAGCAGCTGGGTCTGGCAGCGGTGGGGGATGTCGGTCTCGGACCAGCGGTACGCGCACGGAGTGACCGTCCACGGCACGTCCTCCGTCACCATCGACCTCAACCGCAGCTGCTCGGCGTACGAGGCTCAGGTCGGCGTCGACGACCTGACGATGGGCCTGGGCCGGGTCAGCTTCTCCGTCTACGCCGACGGAGCACGCCTGTGGCGGTCACCGCTGGTCAGGGGTGGCGACCGCGCGATCCCCGTCCGGGTGCATCTCGCGGGCCGGCAGACGGTCCGGCTCGTCGTCGAACCGCGCACGCCGTTCGACTCGGTGGCGCTGGCGGACTGGGCGGAATCGAAGTTCGAGTGCCAGTGA